Proteins encoded within one genomic window of Borrelia parkeri:
- a CDS encoding DNA topoisomerase IV subunit B yields the protein MKTNSYDESKIVTLSSLEHIRLRSGMYIGRLGDGSNIDDGIYILVKEIIDNSIDEFIMGHGKEILIKKENNIISVRDYGRGIPLGKVVESVSVINTGAKYNDDVFQFSVGLNGVGTKAVNALSSKFLVRSIRDGNFFEAIFSKGNLINTTEGKSNEQNGTYIEFLADTEIFGKYKYSEDFLRRRFFHYACLNKGLKINYNDQIFQSDNGLLDFINAEIKGEDLLYDFVYYSSKTLEFAFSHTNNYGETYFSFVNGQYTSDGGTHQTGFREGFARAINDFLKKTYSSTDIREGLIATLSVKIKDPIFESQTKNKLGNIETRSSVAKEVQRIILEILYKDKTLAKVIENKVVDNERLRKELSSVRKEAKERAKKISFKIPKLKDCKFHFNEKSMHSDSTMIFLTEGDSATGSMVSCRDVYTQAIFSLRGKPQNMFEKNKSEIYKNEELYNMMVALGIEESIENLRYNKIVIATDADFDGFHIRNLLLTFFLTYFEDLVLNGHMYILETPLFRVRNKSSTIYCYFEEEKQKAIRELKNPEVTRFKGLGEISPSEFRSFIDVSNIRLTKVDLVNIKEIKEHLGFYMGPNTPERRNFIMENLI from the coding sequence ATGAAGACAAATAGTTATGATGAGAGTAAGATTGTTACCTTATCTTCCCTTGAGCATATTAGGTTGCGGTCTGGAATGTATATTGGGAGATTAGGAGATGGTTCTAATATTGATGATGGTATTTACATTTTAGTTAAAGAGATTATTGATAATTCAATTGATGAATTTATTATGGGACATGGCAAAGAAATTTTGATAAAAAAAGAAAACAATATCATTAGTGTAAGAGATTATGGTCGTGGAATTCCTCTTGGAAAAGTTGTAGAGAGTGTTTCTGTTATTAATACTGGTGCTAAGTATAATGATGATGTTTTCCAATTTTCTGTAGGACTTAATGGAGTTGGAACTAAAGCGGTTAATGCTTTAAGCTCAAAGTTTTTAGTAAGGTCAATAAGAGACGGAAATTTCTTTGAGGCAATTTTTTCAAAAGGGAATTTAATTAATACTACAGAAGGCAAGTCGAATGAACAAAATGGCACTTATATTGAATTTTTAGCTGATACAGAGATTTTTGGTAAATATAAATATAGTGAAGATTTTTTACGGAGAAGATTCTTTCATTATGCTTGTTTAAATAAAGGTTTAAAAATTAATTATAATGATCAGATTTTTCAATCTGATAATGGACTTCTCGATTTTATAAATGCTGAGATTAAAGGTGAAGATTTACTTTATGATTTTGTTTATTATTCTAGTAAGACTTTAGAATTTGCCTTCTCTCATACAAATAATTATGGCGAGACATATTTTTCATTTGTGAATGGACAATATACTAGTGATGGAGGTACCCATCAGACAGGGTTTAGAGAAGGTTTTGCTAGAGCCATTAATGATTTTCTAAAAAAAACATATTCATCTACTGATATTAGAGAAGGACTTATAGCTACGCTTTCAGTTAAGATAAAAGACCCAATATTTGAAAGTCAGACTAAAAATAAGCTTGGTAATATTGAAACTAGAAGCAGTGTTGCTAAAGAAGTACAAAGGATAATTTTGGAAATCCTTTATAAGGATAAGACCCTTGCAAAGGTAATTGAAAACAAAGTTGTTGATAATGAGCGTCTTAGAAAAGAATTAAGTAGTGTACGCAAAGAGGCAAAAGAGAGAGCAAAGAAAATATCTTTTAAAATTCCTAAACTTAAAGATTGTAAATTTCATTTTAATGAAAAGAGTATGCATTCTGATTCGACTATGATCTTCTTGACAGAAGGAGATTCTGCAACGGGGTCAATGGTATCTTGTAGAGATGTATATACGCAGGCTATATTTTCTCTTCGTGGAAAGCCACAAAACATGTTTGAAAAAAATAAGTCTGAAATATATAAAAATGAAGAACTGTATAATATGATGGTGGCTCTTGGTATTGAAGAATCAATTGAAAATTTGAGATATAATAAAATAGTCATTGCTACAGATGCAGATTTTGATGGTTTTCATATTAGAAATTTGCTTTTAACATTTTTCTTGACTTATTTTGAAGATTTAGTTTTGAATGGACATATGTATATTTTAGAGACACCACTCTTTAGAGTAAGGAATAAAAGTTCCACTATTTACTGTTATTTTGAAGAAGAGAAGCAAAAAGCTATTCGTGAACTTAAGAATCCTGAAGTTACAAGATTTAAAGGACTTGGAGAAATTTCTCCAAGTGAGTTTAGGAGTTTTATTGATGTTTCTAATATTAGACTTACAAAAGTAGATCTTGTCAATATTAAAGAAATAAAAGAGCACTTAGGGTTTTATATGGGACCAAATACTCCTGAGAGGCGAAACTTTATTATGGAGAATTTAATTTAA
- a CDS encoding AAA family ATPase produces the protein MFLEKIGLFGFKSFVKMQELKLNSSFNFIVGPNGCGKSNLLDAIRFCIGEDNLSVLRVKYITDLISATKSGESNFAEVTLFFNNEDLSVSDFRDRFYIRRRLYKDGTSEYFLNNDTLNLKSYESLINKLRLKNSPYMFINQGKIEKISSSGNINLKSLIEEASGIDILRVEEEQAYKRLEKSKENLNSLLTLRDELNEKYEKIKNDFFLKGKYQKLKTDLEILEKNLRLKKLFNINFELNELKSRLDIKDIDKILSLNSFSIESVKEKLEFYSFREKNVIKNIEVIKKEIETLKSKLLEIEIKIQKLEHDRKGKLNLANIFMSNKVQIESVKVGINEELMDLNNSLQSKKKDFFAVTDEINRYTRSFFELVDLVLSISKESNIEEFELLKKNILNSLKFFEDTLSIKYIKEIRENLLKYIVKEDKLLNLLKEKIEPIFEQNVDLRKFLLAKNNSKTSLAKEITTIEGLVSNKTAKLNEILGEIEYTELSRLKNEDEIKLIDSNLRFLFETRDELRERLNNLNLKLDELSLERSDINVNLDKFLSEAKGSELVSSNEVNSLNLLDAFKNSSYYEYMKKQAEYDILFNSSLDIADEIKDFNLVNNNLEKFEFTEDMAKIDVLQKEINMIEHNNYIFFNVEREYNEIKEKVERISSQIDDLNSTKESLNKLRKKIKREIDKRFNDAFSEINNHFIYFFNRMFKGNGSLFYDKDSGEIEIKIDFKDKLAKGNKMLSGGEHSLISIAFLFALYYYSPASFCVLDEIDASLDFENSNKLSVLLKELGQRVQLFVITHNMYIAQRSKNLIGITSDNGESVIFNI, from the coding sequence TTGTTTTTAGAAAAAATAGGACTTTTCGGTTTTAAATCTTTTGTTAAAATGCAGGAGTTAAAATTAAATAGTAGTTTTAATTTTATTGTTGGGCCTAATGGTTGTGGAAAAAGTAATTTGTTAGATGCAATTCGTTTTTGTATAGGGGAAGATAATTTAAGTGTTTTAAGAGTTAAATATATAACAGATTTAATTTCTGCTACTAAGTCTGGAGAATCTAATTTTGCTGAAGTAACTCTTTTTTTTAATAATGAAGATTTATCTGTGAGTGATTTTAGGGATAGATTTTACATTAGAAGAAGACTTTATAAAGATGGTACAAGTGAATATTTTTTGAATAATGATACTTTAAATCTTAAAAGTTATGAAAGTCTTATCAATAAGTTAAGGCTAAAGAATTCACCTTATATGTTTATTAATCAAGGTAAAATTGAAAAAATTTCTTCAAGTGGAAATATTAATTTAAAATCTTTAATAGAAGAGGCGAGTGGAATAGATATACTGAGAGTTGAAGAAGAACAGGCATATAAGAGATTGGAAAAGTCAAAAGAAAATTTGAATTCTCTTTTGACTTTAAGAGATGAATTGAATGAAAAATATGAAAAGATCAAAAATGATTTTTTTCTTAAGGGTAAGTATCAAAAATTAAAGACGGATTTAGAGATATTGGAGAAGAATTTAAGATTAAAAAAATTATTTAATATTAATTTTGAGTTAAATGAACTTAAGAGCAGATTGGATATTAAGGATATAGATAAGATTTTATCTTTAAATAGCTTTTCTATTGAAAGTGTTAAGGAAAAGTTAGAATTTTATTCTTTTAGAGAAAAAAATGTTATTAAGAATATTGAGGTAATTAAGAAAGAAATTGAAACTTTAAAATCAAAATTGCTTGAAATAGAGATCAAGATTCAAAAATTAGAACATGACAGAAAAGGAAAATTGAACTTGGCAAATATTTTTATGAGCAATAAAGTGCAAATTGAATCGGTAAAGGTTGGCATAAATGAAGAATTAATGGATTTAAATAATTCACTTCAATCTAAGAAGAAAGATTTTTTTGCTGTTACTGATGAAATAAATAGGTATACTAGAAGTTTTTTTGAACTTGTTGATTTAGTTTTATCAATTTCTAAAGAGAGTAACATAGAAGAATTTGAACTGTTAAAGAAAAATATTTTGAATTCTTTAAAATTTTTTGAGGATACTTTAAGTATAAAATATATTAAAGAAATTAGGGAAAATTTACTTAAGTATATAGTTAAAGAAGATAAGCTTTTAAATTTATTAAAGGAAAAAATTGAACCTATCTTTGAGCAGAATGTTGATTTAAGGAAATTTCTGCTTGCAAAAAATAATTCTAAGACTAGTCTTGCAAAGGAAATCACTACTATTGAGGGGCTGGTGTCGAATAAAACGGCCAAATTAAACGAGATATTAGGAGAAATTGAATATACAGAGCTTTCTAGGCTTAAGAATGAGGATGAGATTAAATTGATAGATAGTAATTTAAGATTTTTATTTGAAACTAGGGATGAACTTAGAGAAAGACTTAATAATTTGAACTTAAAATTAGATGAACTAAGTTTGGAGAGAAGTGATATTAATGTTAATTTGGATAAATTTTTAAGTGAAGCTAAGGGTAGTGAATTAGTTTCTAGTAATGAGGTTAATTCTTTAAATTTGTTAGATGCTTTTAAAAATTCATCTTATTATGAATATATGAAAAAACAGGCAGAATATGACATTTTATTTAATTCTAGTTTAGATATTGCAGATGAGATAAAAGATTTTAATCTTGTTAATAATAATTTAGAAAAATTTGAATTTACAGAAGATATGGCCAAAATAGATGTTTTACAAAAAGAAATTAATATGATTGAACATAATAATTATATTTTTTTTAATGTTGAGAGAGAATATAATGAGATAAAAGAAAAGGTTGAGAGAATAAGTTCACAAATAGATGATTTAAATTCAACTAAGGAATCTTTAAATAAGCTGAGAAAAAAAATAAAAAGGGAAATTGATAAAAGATTTAATGATGCTTTTAGTGAGATTAATAATCATTTTATTTATTTTTTTAATCGAATGTTTAAGGGCAATGGAAGTCTTTTTTATGATAAGGATTCAGGTGAGATCGAAATCAAAATAGACTTTAAGGATAAATTAGCAAAGGGAAATAAAATGCTTTCTGGGGGTGAACATTCTTTAATTAGCATAGCATTTTTATTTGCTTTGTATTATTATTCTCCTGCTTCATTTTGTGTTCTTGATGAAATAGATGCTTCTCTTGATTTTGAAAATAGTAATAAACTATCAGTCCTTTTAAAGGAACTTGGTCAGAGAGTTCAATTGTTTGTAATAACTCATAATATGTATATTGCTCAAAGAAGTAAAAATTTAATCGGTATTACTAGTGATAATGGAGAAAGTGTAATATTTAATATATAA
- a CDS encoding DUF3276 family protein, with protein sequence MGERGEVYSDKLFTNSDRTYFFNVKENRKGDYFLNIVESKRNVNGDFERHSVFVYEENIEEFESNLLRAISVVKKKISKNSVTRGEYHNDFDRHRERSKNGNFSFDRNYRFSDKSRDENN encoded by the coding sequence ATGGGCGAGAGAGGGGAAGTATATTCTGATAAGTTATTTACAAATTCTGATAGAACTTATTTTTTTAATGTCAAAGAAAATAGGAAGGGCGATTATTTTTTGAATATTGTAGAGAGTAAGAGAAATGTTAATGGAGATTTTGAGAGACATTCGGTTTTTGTTTATGAAGAAAATATTGAAGAATTTGAGTCAAATTTATTAAGAGCTATTTCTGTTGTTAAGAAAAAAATTTCTAAGAATTCGGTTACAAGAGGGGAATATCATAATGATTTTGATCGACACAGAGAAAGGAGTAAAAACGGTAATTTTAGTTTTGACAGGAATTATCGTTTTTCAGATAAATCTAGAGATGAGAATAATTAA
- a CDS encoding ribonuclease HII has product MICGIDEVGRGCIFGPVLSAVVIFKGNPKFLNALDDSKKLNKTKREYLSSLILENSYYAFAEVPNDIIDKINIHHASLLAMQIAYEKLNIDCDLVLVDGKFIPKIKAKKIQAIIKGDSMINEIKAASIIAKVQRDKLMDEYDKIYPLYALKKNKGYPTKEHKNAIKKYGISRLHRRSFQLI; this is encoded by the coding sequence ATGATTTGTGGAATTGATGAAGTGGGAAGAGGTTGTATTTTCGGACCTGTTTTAAGTGCAGTTGTTATTTTTAAAGGAAATCCCAAATTTTTAAATGCACTAGATGATTCAAAAAAACTTAACAAAACAAAAAGAGAATATCTATCATCATTAATACTCGAAAATTCATATTATGCATTTGCAGAAGTACCTAATGATATTATTGATAAAATCAATATTCATCATGCTTCGCTCCTTGCAATGCAAATTGCATATGAAAAATTAAATATAGACTGTGATTTGGTACTTGTAGACGGAAAATTTATTCCAAAAATAAAAGCTAAAAAAATCCAAGCAATAATTAAAGGAGATTCTATGATTAATGAGATAAAAGCAGCATCAATCATTGCAAAAGTACAAAGAGATAAATTGATGGATGAATACGATAAAATTTATCCTTTATATGCACTTAAAAAAAACAAAGGATATCCAACAAAGGAACATAAAAACGCAATAAAAAAATATGGAATTTCAAGGCTTCACAGAAGAAGCTTCCAACTCATTTAA
- the phoU gene encoding phosphate signaling complex protein PhoU, translated as MIRRRLTKQLEVIKDYLWDMKECVLKIIENSLIALESRDKNLAKKIINEDEKMIDDYQYDIEDLCGRIIATEHPVATELREILAIIKIISSLERIADHSTKIVKVVLLLESNVGDFSSVDIYQKPLREMADTAKDMLANIFDAYFDGDFVKILKIVKYDNIIDKLFSKQKTIVIDAMKNNPENLDYLLNILFLNSFLERVGDHVATIGELLYFVKVGEKVNLT; from the coding sequence ATGATTAGACGTAGACTTACTAAACAACTGGAAGTTATTAAAGATTATCTTTGGGATATGAAGGAGTGTGTTCTTAAAATCATAGAAAACTCGTTAATAGCTTTGGAATCTAGAGATAAAAATTTGGCTAAAAAGATTATCAATGAGGATGAGAAAATGATAGATGATTATCAATATGATATTGAGGATTTATGTGGGCGAATAATTGCTACTGAACATCCTGTCGCTACTGAACTTAGAGAGATTTTGGCAATTATTAAAATAATCAGTTCTCTTGAGCGTATTGCGGATCATTCTACTAAAATTGTAAAGGTTGTACTTCTTTTAGAATCTAATGTAGGTGATTTTTCTTCGGTTGACATTTATCAAAAGCCTTTAAGGGAGATGGCAGACACAGCAAAAGATATGCTTGCAAATATTTTTGATGCGTATTTTGATGGAGATTTTGTTAAAATACTTAAAATAGTAAAGTATGATAATATTATAGATAAATTATTTTCAAAGCAAAAAACAATTGTAATTGATGCGATGAAAAATAATCCAGAGAATTTAGATTATCTTTTAAATATATTATTTTTAAATAGTTTTTTAGAAAGAGTAGGGGATCATGTTGCAACGATAGGTGAGTTACTTTATTTTGTTAAAGTGGGAGAAAAAGTAAATCTGACTTAA
- a CDS encoding peptidylprolyl isomerase, whose amino-acid sequence MRKRVNQAKEVIFKVDFNDKKVGIWGLLALILIVFGFIIAPLMPGLFDTTDSSSLKFGSYKGQPVYYEKDNKFAQYVKSYSNFYSKLKKNNSLDIEYFIWNLAFMKYIEDIAFVDLAKTNSFYVSKNILNKNLMNSPMYLDSSGNFSPKRYNKVSDYQKFKIHNEAVDNLLSSNIQVLLSSSFILPDSLLNAIKSMNEIRRNIVYVSLSYQDFPKDEVIFYADQNQKLFKSLDIVSIRFKNLSDAGGAYEKLSKGMPFEEVAKIYSEDVTNFKGIASSKKYYFDLDLVLEKKEDLAAIFSLKMNEFTSPIKSKNGDGYDIYKALSNIGDFDKNSEHDISSVRNYIETYEPSVIETFLEKKLNDILNEVNFDGPQQVFKKHNLVLKEDVVNLAYNMNIYPSTLRELSVFSNSKDFYDVIFDLKEGQWSKPFLADQRVYLFSFSSSVNDSVNSDNLIKEDRMLDILYQANNKLVLDYILNKNNFKENFNEAFFSLQDFSLKTSN is encoded by the coding sequence ATGCGTAAGAGAGTAAATCAAGCAAAAGAAGTTATATTCAAAGTTGATTTTAATGATAAAAAAGTTGGGATATGGGGGCTTTTAGCACTTATCTTAATTGTGTTTGGATTTATTATTGCCCCCTTAATGCCAGGTTTATTTGATACTACTGATTCATCTAGTTTAAAATTTGGATCTTATAAAGGACAACCAGTTTATTATGAAAAAGACAACAAATTTGCTCAATATGTTAAATCTTACTCAAATTTTTATTCTAAATTGAAAAAAAATAATAGTCTTGATATAGAGTATTTTATTTGGAACTTGGCTTTTATGAAATACATTGAAGATATTGCCTTTGTTGATTTGGCAAAGACTAATAGTTTCTATGTTTCAAAAAATATTTTGAATAAGAATTTAATGAATTCTCCTATGTACTTAGACTCTAGTGGTAATTTTAGTCCCAAGAGATATAATAAAGTTTCTGATTATCAGAAGTTTAAAATTCATAATGAAGCAGTAGACAATTTACTCTCTTCAAACATACAGGTTTTGTTAAGCAGTAGCTTCATATTGCCAGATTCTCTTCTGAATGCTATTAAAAGTATGAATGAAATTAGACGCAATATTGTATATGTTTCACTCTCATACCAGGATTTTCCAAAAGATGAGGTGATCTTTTATGCTGATCAGAATCAAAAATTATTTAAGAGTTTAGATATTGTTTCTATTCGTTTTAAAAATTTAAGCGATGCTGGTGGTGCTTATGAGAAATTGTCTAAAGGTATGCCTTTTGAAGAAGTTGCTAAAATTTATTCCGAAGATGTTACTAATTTTAAAGGTATTGCATCTTCTAAGAAGTATTATTTTGATTTGGATCTTGTCCTTGAGAAAAAGGAAGATCTTGCTGCAATTTTTTCTTTGAAGATGAATGAATTTACTAGTCCTATTAAATCTAAAAATGGAGATGGATATGATATATATAAAGCATTGAGCAATATTGGTGATTTTGATAAAAATTCAGAGCATGATATTAGTTCTGTTAGAAACTATATAGAAACTTATGAACCTAGTGTTATTGAGACTTTTCTTGAAAAAAAGCTTAATGATATTCTGAATGAAGTTAATTTTGATGGACCGCAACAAGTTTTTAAAAAACATAATTTGGTATTGAAAGAAGATGTTGTTAATCTTGCGTATAATATGAATATTTATCCTAGTACTTTACGGGAACTATCAGTTTTCAGTAATAGTAAAGATTTTTATGATGTCATCTTTGATTTGAAAGAAGGTCAGTGGTCTAAGCCCTTTTTAGCAGATCAGCGAGTTTATTTATTTTCTTTCAGTTCAAGTGTTAATGATTCGGTTAATTCTGATAATTTAATTAAAGAAGATCGTATGCTTGATATCCTTTATCAGGCAAATAATAAGTTGGTGTTGGATTATATTTTGAATAAAAATAATTTTAAGGAAAATTTTAATGAAGCATTCTTTTCTTTACAGGATTTTAGTTTAAAGACCAGCAATTAG
- a CDS encoding pallilysin-related adhesin: MCFKKWIIFLFVTLFSCVKGSKDFIVFNKEMKKISEISYSDTDLSGDTGEDVFGSLIDLKGYKILSVHQENLNLDVYFEQVVLAQNFADLKTYLFIIGFDPKSHEAVVLFKTQVNIDSKNSYNMYLEDITGDYNFDIVIQGFLDEDSVLYIFQRAVANDVASYRPIFFDKVNGSIIINKYDRSSAYDDKKSRESYSISLERYEKQGEDMIVSKIEKYEYSQLQGKYYPLSASEKVRRIDNDVYKTFKNLPKEEVYKFLYGVWYDSNAHQRLRKSNFEDALFLSFNRHLNEISIFKNNSQEIAHIEYISRPAYNTLNISTKSIFSDLIVYNFWIKIIDIDNIEIKIDTGTDAYDKYGFSGIFKRFNDSVLVEDDKDSLFIPNGNYVCKDIIYDFSYPNLTYIVGDNIYYGIFNVFSLNNDLVLEYEISMDENKISEAFIIEYSERIVQKQKFSTILLNPIKILKDEVSLVKGQKLKLERIEKLG, from the coding sequence ATGTGTTTTAAAAAATGGATTATATTTCTTTTTGTAACTTTGTTCTCTTGTGTTAAAGGCAGTAAAGATTTTATTGTTTTTAATAAAGAGATGAAAAAAATTAGTGAAATAAGTTATTCTGATACAGATTTAAGTGGAGATACTGGAGAAGATGTCTTTGGTTCTTTGATTGACCTTAAGGGTTACAAAATTTTGTCAGTTCATCAGGAAAATTTAAATTTAGATGTTTATTTTGAACAAGTGGTTTTAGCACAGAATTTTGCAGATCTTAAAACTTATTTATTTATTATTGGTTTTGATCCAAAGAGTCATGAAGCAGTCGTTCTTTTTAAAACCCAAGTAAATATTGATTCTAAAAATTCTTACAATATGTATCTTGAAGATATTACTGGTGATTATAATTTTGATATAGTAATTCAAGGTTTTTTAGATGAAGATTCTGTTTTGTATATCTTTCAAAGAGCAGTTGCTAATGATGTCGCCTCGTATAGACCTATATTTTTTGATAAGGTGAATGGAAGTATTATTATAAATAAGTATGATAGATCTTCAGCTTATGATGATAAAAAGTCAAGGGAGAGTTATTCTATTTCTTTGGAAAGGTATGAGAAGCAGGGTGAGGATATGATAGTAAGTAAAATAGAAAAGTATGAGTATTCTCAATTGCAAGGTAAATATTATCCTTTATCTGCTAGTGAGAAAGTCAGGCGGATAGATAATGATGTATATAAAACTTTCAAAAATTTACCCAAAGAAGAAGTTTATAAATTTTTATATGGTGTTTGGTATGATAGTAATGCACATCAACGTTTAAGGAAATCAAATTTTGAGGATGCTTTATTTTTATCATTCAATAGGCATCTTAATGAAATTAGTATTTTTAAAAACAATTCTCAAGAAATTGCACACATTGAGTATATCTCAAGACCTGCTTATAATACTCTTAATATCAGTACCAAGTCTATTTTTTCAGATTTAATAGTATATAATTTTTGGATTAAAATTATTGATATTGATAATATTGAGATAAAAATTGATACTGGAACAGATGCTTATGATAAATATGGATTCTCAGGTATTTTTAAACGATTTAATGATTCTGTTTTAGTTGAGGATGATAAGGATTCTTTGTTTATTCCAAATGGTAATTATGTGTGTAAGGATATCATTTATGATTTTTCTTATCCTAATCTTACTTATATTGTTGGGGATAACATTTATTATGGAATTTTTAATGTTTTTAGTCTAAATAATGATTTAGTGCTTGAGTATGAAATTAGCATGGATGAAAATAAGATAAGTGAAGCTTTTATTATTGAGTATAGCGAGAGAATAGTTCAGAAACAAAAGTTTTCTACAATTCTCCTTAATCCTATTAAAATTTTAAAAGATGAAGTAAGTTTGGTGAAGGGGCAGAAATTAAAACTTGAAAGGATAGAAAAATTAGGTTAA
- a CDS encoding CheR family methyltransferase, whose product MCMNNEFNIKINQEEFNRLTKIIYNNFGINLNDKKKLLIESRLSSTIRAKNLSNFTEYINYLEKQNNQISLIELVDKISTNHTYFFREPNHFEFLEKKLLPKMLTQMAQSREEEIRIWSAGCSSGEEPYTIAMILNEYINNNKIHCKAKILATDISITVLNEAKMGIYSEDRVKALPNHLKIKYLNKLTNDKFEVKDILKKMILFKKLNLMNEIFPFKKKFDLIFCRNVMIYFDEKTRNKLAEKFTQHLKDDSYLLIGHSEAIRDSKNLEYIMPATYKKIN is encoded by the coding sequence ATGTGTATGAATAATGAATTTAATATCAAAATAAATCAAGAAGAGTTTAATAGGCTTACCAAAATAATTTATAATAACTTCGGTATTAATCTTAACGATAAAAAAAAATTGTTAATTGAAAGTCGATTATCATCAACAATCAGAGCAAAAAATTTGAGCAATTTTACAGAATACATCAATTACTTAGAAAAACAAAACAATCAAATATCTTTAATAGAACTAGTGGATAAAATATCAACAAATCACACTTATTTTTTTAGAGAACCTAACCATTTTGAATTTCTTGAGAAGAAATTGTTACCCAAAATGCTTACGCAAATGGCTCAATCAAGAGAAGAAGAAATTAGAATATGGTCAGCTGGATGCTCAAGTGGAGAAGAACCATACACAATTGCAATGATATTAAATGAATACATAAACAACAACAAAATTCACTGCAAAGCAAAAATATTAGCAACAGATATTTCCATTACTGTTCTTAATGAAGCTAAAATGGGAATTTATTCTGAAGATCGGGTAAAGGCTCTCCCCAATCATCTAAAAATCAAATATTTAAATAAGCTTACAAATGACAAATTCGAAGTCAAAGACATACTAAAAAAAATGATTCTATTTAAAAAATTGAATCTAATGAATGAAATTTTCCCATTCAAGAAAAAATTTGATTTAATCTTTTGCAGAAATGTAATGATTTATTTTGATGAAAAAACTAGAAATAAACTTGCTGAAAAATTCACTCAACATTTAAAAGATGACTCTTATTTACTCATTGGTCATTCAGAAGCAATTAGAGACAGTAAAAATTTAGAATACATCATGCCAGCAACATATAAAAAAATCAACTGA
- a CDS encoding lysophospholipid acyltransferase family protein — MKILRSIITYINFFFFILVFTVLFPVFLIFKIFRFENYFIKFSFMLVRFAIKISLWFAGIKVIVTKDDDCSLPEDGVVIMANHVASMDPLFLIYVFMKPFVIVAKKSLLKIPLINFLLISMGSIFINRNSIKSSAITQRKAAKVIQEGGAIGIFPEGTRNRGGRTRDFKRGSVNLALRTNSPIIPVTLFNTHKVFVKNLILNSGLSIYVHVHSLIDVSNLTDDDKAQLHIIVRDKIIKKLEKMKIQYNVDRNLNEDK, encoded by the coding sequence ATGAAAATATTAAGGAGTATTATTACTTATATTAATTTTTTTTTCTTTATTTTGGTTTTTACTGTTTTATTTCCAGTATTTTTAATTTTTAAGATTTTTAGGTTTGAAAATTATTTTATAAAATTTAGTTTTATGTTAGTTAGATTTGCTATTAAGATCAGTTTGTGGTTTGCTGGAATTAAAGTTATTGTTACAAAGGATGATGATTGTTCTTTACCTGAAGATGGTGTAGTCATTATGGCAAATCATGTTGCTTCAATGGATCCACTTTTTTTAATTTATGTTTTTATGAAACCTTTTGTGATAGTTGCTAAAAAATCTCTTTTAAAAATTCCGTTAATTAATTTTCTATTAATTTCTATGGGATCTATTTTTATAAATAGGAATAGTATAAAATCTTCTGCTATTACTCAAAGGAAAGCAGCTAAAGTTATTCAAGAAGGTGGAGCTATTGGAATTTTTCCTGAAGGGACTAGAAATCGAGGTGGTAGGACAAGAGATTTTAAAAGAGGTTCTGTTAATCTGGCTTTAAGAACAAATTCTCCAATTATTCCTGTGACTTTGTTTAATACACATAAGGTTTTTGTTAAAAATTTGATATTGAATTCAGGATTATCCATATATGTACATGTTCATTCTTTAATAGATGTTTCTAATTTGACAGATGATGATAAGGCGCAACTTCATATTATTGTTAGAGATAAGATAATTAAAAAATTAGAAAAGATGAAAATTCAATATAATGTTGATAGGAATTTAAATGAAGACAAATAG